TTCCGTCAGTTTCAGGTTGGGGTCAACGTCTTCATCCAGAGAATGGAAGAGACCCCGGCGCGCCTTGAGGCAGGCTACATAGGCAATCATGGCGGCATTGTCCGTCGTCAGGTCAAAATCCGGAAGGATAAGTTCCACGCCTTCGCGTGCGCAGATTTCCTGCAGGCGCGTGCGCAGCTCCCTGTTGCAGGAGACGCCTCCGGAAACGGAAAGGGTGCGGTGGCCGGAAAGGCGCAGGGCATACAGGGCCTTGCGGATCAGCACATCCGTAACCGCCCTCTGGAAAGAGGCGCAAAGGTCGCAGAGAGTTTGTTCCGCCAGGTCGTGGGGATTGCCGCTTTCCGTCAGCTTGGGCAGCTTGTAGAGAACGGCCGTTTTCAGGCCGGAAAAGGAAACGTTGGCCGTGGCTTCCTTTATCAGCGCGCGCGGGAAGGAAAAGGCCTCCGGATTTCCCCGGGCGGCCATGCGGTCTATTTCCGGGCCGCCGGGATAGGGCAGTCCGAGCATTTTGCCTACCTTGTCGAACGCTTCTCCGGCGGCATCGTCCAGAGAACGGCCCAGCAGGCGGTAGTCCCCCACTCCCCGGACGTCCACAAAAAGGGTGTGGCCGCCGGAAACGACCATCCCCAAATGCGGCACGGGGCCTTTCGGCCGTTTGACAAAGGGGGAGAGAAGATGCCCTTCCAGATGATTGACGGAGACGAAAGGCTTGCCTGTTGCCAGCGCCAGGGCCTTGGCCGTGCTGTTGCCTACCAGCAGGGCGGCAACCAGGCCGGGGCCCGCGGTGGCTCCGAATACGTCAATGTCCGCCGGGGTGACGCCGGCTTCCCGGCACGCGGAGCGGATGACGCCG
This genomic stretch from Akkermansia biwaensis harbors:
- the tsaD gene encoding tRNA (adenosine(37)-N6)-threonylcarbamoyltransferase complex transferase subunit TsaD, translating into MPDTLTVLGIESSCDETAVAVLRSSGEEEAPDILSSVISSQIAIHRQHGGVVPELASRNHSADLPGVIRSACREAGVTPADIDVFGATAGPGLVAALLVGNSTAKALALATGKPFVSVNHLEGHLLSPFVKRPKGPVPHLGMVVSGGHTLFVDVRGVGDYRLLGRSLDDAAGEAFDKVGKMLGLPYPGGPEIDRMAARGNPEAFSFPRALIKEATANVSFSGLKTAVLYKLPKLTESGNPHDLAEQTLCDLCASFQRAVTDVLIRKALYALRLSGHRTLSVSGGVSCNRELRTRLQEICAREGVELILPDFDLTTDNAAMIAYVACLKARRGLFHSLDEDVDPNLKLTEDLNRSKYSTHS